The following proteins are encoded in a genomic region of Candidatus Thermoplasmatota archaeon:
- the pheA gene encoding prephenate dehydratase, with amino-acid sequence MAFQGEKGAYSEDACFKYFGSSVKTRPFLDFLSVFEAAEQDKATHAVVPVENSIEGSVAQVNDLLLDHDLAISGEIIVPVKHYLMAYDDATIDSIKEVLSHPQALGQCRKFLANHEDWKVIPSYDTAGSARMVAERKRKDVAAIASKRAATVYGLKILKEDIQSEVVNYTRFFVLEKNPGPIQGVNKTSIVFATKNAPGALHKCLDEFASRNVNLSKLESRPRKNKPWVYVFYTDFDGSMDDPNCHAAIGGLLKTGAFVKILGSYKKAEI; translated from the coding sequence GTGGCATTCCAAGGTGAGAAGGGGGCGTACTCCGAAGACGCTTGCTTCAAGTACTTCGGGTCTAGCGTTAAGACGAGACCCTTCCTCGATTTCCTGTCTGTGTTCGAGGCGGCGGAGCAGGACAAGGCAACGCATGCAGTGGTCCCTGTCGAGAATTCCATCGAAGGGAGCGTGGCTCAAGTGAACGATCTTCTCCTCGACCATGACCTCGCCATCTCGGGCGAGATCATCGTGCCTGTGAAGCATTACCTCATGGCCTACGATGACGCGACTATTGATTCGATAAAGGAGGTCCTGAGCCATCCGCAAGCTCTAGGGCAGTGCCGCAAGTTCTTGGCCAATCATGAGGACTGGAAGGTCATTCCATCTTACGACACGGCCGGCAGCGCGCGGATGGTCGCGGAGCGGAAGCGGAAGGATGTCGCAGCCATCGCCAGCAAGCGTGCAGCTACCGTATACGGTCTGAAGATACTCAAGGAGGACATCCAGAGCGAGGTCGTCAACTACACGCGATTCTTCGTCCTCGAGAAGAACCCAGGCCCTATCCAAGGAGTCAACAAGACCTCGATCGTGTTCGCCACCAAGAACGCTCCGGGGGCGTTGCACAAGTGCCTGGACGAGTTCGCGTCGAGGAACGTCAATCTGAGCAAGCTCGAGTCGAGACCAAGAAAGAACAAACCTTGGGTTTACGTCTTCTACACGGATTTCGATGGTAGCATGGACGATCCCAACTGCCACGCCGCCATAGGGGGCTTGCTGAAGACAGGGGCTTTTGTCAAGATACTCGGGTCCTACAAGAAGGCAGAGATCTGA
- a CDS encoding 3-isopropylmalate dehydratase small subunit, with the protein MNDSFKGKAWVFDHNVDTDQIIPAKYLVTMNNAELAKHAFEDARPQFVKRVNRGDVLVAGRNFGCGSSREHAPRALIGVGISCVVAESFARIFFRNAINIGLPVIEASIHASDGDIIAVDLKNGSVDNLTTGNSAVFAKYPPFVMMLIEKGGLVPYTKEMLGCRE; encoded by the coding sequence ATGAACGATTCCTTCAAGGGGAAGGCTTGGGTCTTCGACCACAATGTGGACACGGATCAGATAATCCCTGCCAAGTACCTGGTCACAATGAACAATGCTGAGCTCGCGAAGCATGCGTTCGAGGATGCGCGGCCTCAGTTCGTGAAAAGAGTCAATCGAGGAGACGTCCTGGTCGCGGGAAGGAACTTCGGCTGTGGATCCAGCAGGGAGCATGCCCCGAGGGCGCTCATCGGTGTCGGGATATCCTGCGTCGTCGCCGAATCGTTCGCCAGAATCTTCTTCAGGAACGCTATCAACATAGGCTTGCCAGTCATAGAGGCATCAATCCATGCCTCGGATGGAGACATCATCGCTGTGGACCTGAAGAACGGGTCCGTGGACAACCTCACCACTGGAAACAGTGCTGTGTTCGCGAAGTACCCACCCTTCGTCATGATGCTAATAGAGAAGGGTGGCCTGGTCCCGTACACGAAGGAGATGTTGGGTTGCAGAGAATAG
- a CDS encoding ACT domain-containing protein, which translates to MTLKEFDVYVQNKPGELAKVCEMLGNHGVNIKAIASERGNARPMIRIVTDDETTAKSTLVRSGLSYDLRDVIAVKMTDRPGELGKIARKLAKAMVNVDSIYIIGKDGGTTDIAFTVDNIQKAENALK; encoded by the coding sequence GTGACTTTGAAGGAATTCGATGTCTACGTCCAGAACAAGCCAGGAGAGCTGGCAAAGGTCTGTGAAATGCTCGGCAACCACGGAGTGAACATCAAGGCAATCGCGAGTGAGCGTGGCAACGCCCGGCCTATGATACGCATCGTCACAGACGATGAGACGACTGCAAAGTCGACGCTGGTGCGCTCAGGGCTCTCCTACGACCTGAGGGACGTCATAGCCGTCAAGATGACCGACAGGCCGGGGGAACTGGGGAAGATTGCCAGGAAGCTCGCCAAGGCGATGGTCAATGTTGACTCGATCTACATCATTGGAAAGGATGGTGGCACGACCGACATCGCTTTCACAGTCGACAACATCCAGAAGGCTGAGAATGCCCTGAAATGA
- a CDS encoding SRPBCC domain-containing protein encodes MERILRKSVVVNASLSDVWRSWTTSKGAETFLAPKARILLNMGGEYEILFDPDAQPGSRGAEDLKILSYVPEEMLSFEWRAPPEFSEIRKEKSWVVVQLDEVGRKKVRVTLSHLGWKEGGDWNAAYKYFDRAWDLVLARLKYSFPHGPLDWRDPYRPRKQRK; translated from the coding sequence GTGGAACGCATCCTTCGGAAATCCGTTGTTGTCAATGCAAGCCTGAGCGATGTCTGGAGGTCTTGGACTACGTCCAAGGGCGCGGAGACGTTTCTTGCACCCAAGGCCAGGATATTGCTGAACATGGGCGGAGAATACGAGATACTCTTCGATCCAGACGCCCAACCTGGGTCCCGAGGAGCTGAGGACCTTAAGATCCTCAGCTATGTCCCGGAAGAGATGCTTTCCTTCGAATGGAGGGCCCCTCCGGAGTTCTCGGAGATCCGAAAGGAGAAGAGCTGGGTTGTGGTGCAGCTGGATGAGGTTGGCAGGAAGAAGGTACGAGTCACGCTCTCGCATCTCGGTTGGAAAGAAGGCGGCGATTGGAATGCGGCTTACAAGTACTTCGATCGTGCGTGGGACTTGGTCCTTGCTCGTCTGAAGTACTCGTTCCCGCACGGCCCGTTGGATTGGAGAGATCCCTACAGGCCTCGCAAACAAAGAAAGTAA
- a CDS encoding CorA family divalent cation transporter, whose product MEQRERKLAVKDQPPIQESAARSVPNKTAESCDLKSPRAVCVALPHSGKPVRVLGDSPTEFISTLQKSTLAWINFTVTDLGKDGSEIATMLGFSASLVPEVLKGYHADYVDRETEIGIMVPVVKIQKLDLKSYPLLILVRKDLIVTIHSQEVIRLVQFSRYADVYMRKLPESMPLEDKLTRMLVRILDENNSRNFEYLREIEEQGDGMSQLLLDPATPRLEIGKKIYELKHTLITYLNTLWRTLDVLHSLRYGDAALVSDNPKTLAQITLLVEDLNRQISLSEHMSEVLASGLEVLQALYNNQLQILNNRMALTITWLTVLGTAVLVPNTLATIFGYVFNLEGRWQIWTLSVLAFATVGSTFLAYWWVKRWVQLPRSQE is encoded by the coding sequence ATGGAGCAGAGGGAGAGGAAGCTGGCTGTGAAGGACCAGCCGCCGATTCAAGAGTCAGCGGCAAGATCAGTGCCCAACAAGACCGCAGAGAGCTGTGATCTCAAATCTCCGCGAGCCGTGTGCGTTGCCCTTCCACATTCCGGAAAACCGGTCAGGGTCCTCGGGGACTCCCCGACCGAGTTCATTTCCACGCTCCAGAAGTCGACCCTCGCCTGGATTAACTTCACTGTCACGGACCTCGGCAAGGATGGCTCTGAGATAGCGACCATGCTGGGGTTCAGTGCATCTTTGGTGCCCGAGGTGCTCAAGGGTTACCACGCGGACTACGTTGACAGAGAGACTGAGATCGGCATAATGGTCCCAGTTGTGAAGATTCAGAAACTCGATCTCAAATCGTACCCCCTCCTGATATTGGTCAGGAAAGATCTCATAGTGACGATACACAGCCAGGAGGTCATAAGACTCGTCCAGTTCTCCAGGTATGCCGACGTCTACATGAGGAAGCTGCCAGAGAGCATGCCCCTCGAGGACAAGCTCACAAGGATGCTCGTCCGGATACTGGACGAAAACAATTCGAGGAACTTCGAGTACCTTAGGGAGATTGAGGAGCAAGGGGACGGCATGAGCCAGCTTCTCCTTGATCCTGCCACCCCAAGGTTGGAGATCGGGAAGAAGATCTACGAACTCAAGCACACTCTGATCACGTACCTGAACACTCTCTGGCGGACCTTGGATGTCCTTCACTCATTGAGATACGGTGATGCCGCCCTGGTCTCAGACAATCCCAAGACCCTGGCTCAGATCACGCTATTGGTCGAAGATCTCAACAGACAGATATCCTTGAGCGAGCACATGTCTGAGGTGCTCGCTTCTGGGCTGGAAGTGCTTCAGGCCTTGTACAACAATCAGCTCCAGATCCTGAACAACAGGATGGCGCTGACAATAACCTGGCTGACGGTTCTGGGCACCGCTGTGCTCGTTCCCAACACGCTAGCAACAATATTCGGTTACGTGTTCAACCTAGAAGGGAGGTGGCAGATATGGACGCTCTCCGTGTTGGCGTTCGCCACGGTCGGCTCCACATTCCTTGCGTACTGGTGGGTCAAGCGCTGGGTACAGCTGCCCAGAAGCCAGGAGTAG
- a CDS encoding DUF2284 domain-containing protein, with product MRKADRELDRLVRIVRDRGATNAKIIPSKDIVVDRRVRLKCMVPICENFGKHLLCPPNLMSVEEFQDALSRYKRALLIQLESEIDSTDKSKKPLGKDLIKELKSGTSTDRCELRLHEIVNRAEAAAFKEGCYLAAGFIGSECLLCQECVSQKGTRPCRHPFEARPSMQAMGIDVIKTCEKAGIPVKLSSKAKVRWTGLVLLD from the coding sequence TTGAGGAAGGCAGACCGAGAATTGGACCGTCTTGTCAGAATCGTGAGGGACCGCGGAGCCACGAATGCCAAGATCATTCCATCGAAGGACATAGTGGTGGACAGGAGAGTGAGATTGAAGTGCATGGTCCCAATCTGCGAGAACTTCGGCAAACACTTGCTCTGTCCCCCAAACCTCATGTCAGTCGAGGAATTCCAGGATGCCTTGAGTCGGTACAAGCGCGCGCTCTTGATCCAGCTGGAATCTGAGATTGATTCAACTGACAAATCCAAGAAGCCCCTTGGAAAGGACCTTATCAAGGAGTTGAAGAGCGGGACTAGCACCGACAGATGTGAGCTTCGCCTTCATGAAATTGTCAATCGAGCTGAGGCTGCGGCGTTCAAAGAGGGTTGCTACCTGGCAGCTGGCTTCATTGGAAGTGAATGCCTGCTCTGCCAGGAGTGCGTATCACAGAAAGGAACCCGACCGTGTAGGCACCCGTTTGAAGCCAGACCATCGATGCAAGCAATGGGGATAGACGTGATCAAGACCTGCGAGAAGGCGGGAATACCGGTCAAGTTGTCATCGAAAGCGAAGGTCAGGTGGACCGGACTAGTCCTCCTCGACTAG
- a CDS encoding isocitrate/isopropylmalate dehydrogenase family protein → MQRIGVIPGDGVGPEVIGEARKVLDAVSEKRRLDLEFEEFPLGAGHYLKTGEILSDETIQRLSRKDAILLGAMGDPRVRPGILEKGILLRLRFHFDQYVNLRPIKLLEGVPSPLANQKQRIDIQFVRENTEDFYVGIGGRVQKGLSKTSLSMIRRAYEARFDVGIDLKDEEELAFQIGVITGQGARRIMEYAFQLAKSKGFNLVTSVDKANVLTEIYGLWREAADEASKKHGIDKEFQYVDAVALHMVRNPERFKLIVAPNLFGDILTDLGAALQGGLGFAPSGNINPSGVSMFEPVHGSAPDIAGKQMANPVGAILASGLMLETLGHKEAAKDVETAVQTVLKTGKFKTPDIGGKTPTSKVGNAVADVVASG, encoded by the coding sequence TTGCAGAGAATAGGGGTCATCCCGGGCGACGGCGTCGGCCCGGAAGTGATCGGGGAGGCGAGGAAAGTCCTGGACGCTGTGTCTGAGAAGAGGCGCCTCGATCTCGAGTTCGAGGAGTTCCCGCTGGGCGCAGGCCACTATCTCAAGACCGGGGAGATCCTTTCGGATGAAACCATCCAGAGGCTCTCGAGGAAGGACGCGATCCTTCTCGGCGCCATGGGCGACCCGAGGGTCAGACCAGGTATCCTGGAGAAAGGGATCCTTCTCCGGCTCAGGTTCCACTTCGACCAGTATGTCAACCTAAGACCAATCAAACTGCTCGAGGGGGTACCATCACCTCTCGCAAATCAGAAGCAGAGAATCGACATCCAATTCGTCCGCGAGAACACCGAGGATTTCTACGTCGGCATAGGAGGAAGAGTCCAGAAGGGATTGTCCAAGACCTCGCTGTCAATGATCAGGCGGGCGTACGAGGCCAGGTTCGATGTTGGCATCGACCTGAAGGACGAGGAAGAGCTCGCGTTCCAGATAGGTGTAATCACTGGGCAGGGCGCCAGGAGGATCATGGAGTACGCATTCCAGCTGGCGAAGAGCAAGGGATTCAACCTCGTGACCTCCGTCGACAAGGCGAATGTCCTGACAGAGATCTATGGCCTGTGGCGAGAGGCCGCAGATGAGGCATCGAAGAAACATGGCATCGACAAGGAGTTCCAGTACGTCGATGCCGTTGCTCTCCACATGGTGAGGAACCCAGAAAGGTTCAAGCTCATAGTCGCGCCCAATCTGTTCGGCGACATATTGACGGACCTCGGTGCCGCACTCCAGGGAGGGCTCGGGTTTGCGCCCTCGGGGAACATAAACCCCTCGGGTGTGAGCATGTTCGAGCCCGTGCATGGTTCAGCCCCTGACATAGCGGGAAAACAAATGGCCAACCCGGTCGGCGCCATACTGGCATCTGGTCTGATGCTTGAGACGCTCGGCCATAAGGAGGCCGCGAAGGATGTCGAGACGGCCGTTCAGACCGTGCTCAAGACCGGGAAGTTCAAGACCCCGGACATCGGTGGGAAGACACCTACGTCCAAGGTCGGGAATGCAGTCGCGGACGTTGTCGCCTCAGGTTGA
- a CDS encoding 3-isopropylmalate dehydratase large subunit: protein MGKTIAEKVLSAKSGKDVHSGEIVEAEVDYVMVNDITGPAAFDEFEGLCAPILRKKVVLIPDHYVPNKDIASAKQAKKMRDFAKKHRIKNYFEVGCGGVCHQLMIEQGFVAPGRLIVGADSHTCSYGALGAFATGIGSTEAATVFARGVLWFKAPESMKFTIDGKLGKHVSGKDIILTIIGDIGVEGARYASMEVQGGSISSLPVSDRITISNMGIEAGAKACIVPPDKKVDEYLRGRVKGKYRSVLADEDAMYSAVREYDGSDIVPVVAKPYLPSNVAPASEVTVQIDQAYLGSCTNGRIEDLRIAARIMKGKKVHNGVRMIVVPATKEVFDLAIKEGLVKVFSDAGAFVSGPTCGACLGGYMGVLAPGERCVSSTNRNFVGRMGDKESEVYLASPAVVAASAIKGRIADPSEVAR from the coding sequence GTGGGGAAGACCATAGCCGAGAAGGTGCTGTCCGCGAAGTCCGGGAAAGATGTCCATTCTGGAGAGATTGTCGAAGCCGAAGTAGACTATGTAATGGTCAATGACATAACTGGACCGGCCGCGTTCGATGAATTCGAAGGACTCTGCGCGCCGATTCTCCGGAAAAAGGTCGTTCTGATACCGGACCACTATGTCCCCAACAAGGACATCGCGTCGGCCAAACAGGCCAAGAAGATGCGGGACTTCGCGAAGAAACATCGCATCAAGAACTACTTCGAGGTAGGCTGCGGAGGCGTGTGCCATCAGCTCATGATCGAACAAGGCTTCGTGGCGCCTGGACGGCTGATCGTAGGAGCGGATTCTCACACCTGCTCGTACGGGGCGCTTGGTGCGTTCGCGACCGGAATCGGGAGCACCGAGGCTGCCACGGTCTTCGCCAGGGGGGTGCTCTGGTTCAAGGCGCCAGAGTCCATGAAGTTCACAATCGACGGGAAGCTTGGAAAGCACGTCTCCGGCAAGGACATCATACTCACGATCATCGGCGACATCGGAGTCGAAGGCGCCCGTTATGCGTCTATGGAGGTCCAGGGAGGTTCCATCTCATCACTTCCAGTCTCGGACAGGATCACGATATCCAACATGGGAATCGAGGCTGGGGCGAAGGCATGCATTGTCCCTCCTGATAAGAAGGTCGACGAGTATCTGAGAGGACGCGTGAAGGGCAAGTACAGAAGCGTGCTTGCGGACGAGGACGCAATGTACTCGGCCGTAAGAGAGTACGACGGTTCCGATATCGTTCCTGTAGTGGCGAAACCATACCTACCCAGCAACGTGGCGCCTGCGAGCGAAGTCACGGTCCAGATAGACCAGGCGTATCTTGGATCTTGCACCAATGGGCGAATCGAGGATCTCAGGATCGCCGCGAGAATCATGAAGGGCAAGAAGGTGCACAACGGAGTCAGGATGATCGTTGTACCGGCGACGAAAGAGGTGTTCGACCTCGCAATCAAGGAGGGGCTTGTCAAGGTCTTTTCGGACGCTGGAGCGTTCGTCTCCGGACCAACCTGCGGTGCGTGCCTTGGAGGCTATATGGGAGTCCTCGCGCCCGGCGAGAGGTGCGTGAGCAGCACCAACAGGAACTTCGTTGGAAGGATGGGAGACAAGGAATCGGAGGTCTACCTTGCGAGCCCAGCTGTCGTCGCTGCTAGCGCGATCAAGGGCCGAATCGCAGATCCGTCGGAGGTGGCCCGATGA
- a CDS encoding DUF835 domain-containing protein has protein sequence MIDWTEIAFEALPALLGLAIVLHVFYRISRMEHFFEVVRSWIVLLFVVSLAGLWSVELITDTMGNSFDDLHIKMGMTFVIFSSWLSVCVVLLWTTHGRYNDVDMFVPWFKKNPLNLISAWGILGIVLVAMTWASDLSPETILESQLWLMVLVSIYILAMIASNLLLSAKWMTRGSVSGITRETRISLALFTVAWLGTPAVEFVFDLVLGVGRSWENLNPHNWILVLLFATLMRATFTSQLMAIVVDPEVETAKMGGFRSYDIPRGVYLVYDEKADAALSLFSELVTMPLRPDAEIPGREESAAATLQFLIPSGLVVTREFPEGIRKRHNLQVTPIIWLTESPGERRIAPTSLAVLTDTIIRFMESNPNSIVVVEGIEYIVTYNDFRKVLRSLDSLNETAWVTKGRLLLAVNPKAFEERDLALLERDRKVLSGTGAVDELKKESRIAGIPA, from the coding sequence ATGATTGACTGGACCGAGATAGCATTCGAAGCTCTGCCAGCGCTGTTAGGTCTCGCCATCGTTCTTCACGTCTTCTACCGAATCAGCAGGATGGAGCACTTCTTTGAGGTGGTCAGAAGCTGGATCGTATTACTATTCGTGGTCTCGCTCGCAGGCCTGTGGTCCGTGGAACTCATCACGGATACAATGGGCAACTCGTTCGACGACCTGCACATCAAGATGGGTATGACTTTTGTCATTTTCTCGTCATGGCTGTCCGTCTGCGTGGTCCTCCTGTGGACTACGCACGGAAGGTACAACGACGTTGATATGTTCGTGCCGTGGTTCAAGAAGAACCCCCTTAATCTGATTAGCGCATGGGGGATACTCGGCATTGTGCTTGTGGCGATGACATGGGCATCGGACCTGAGCCCAGAAACCATACTGGAGAGTCAGCTTTGGCTGATGGTTCTGGTGTCGATCTACATTCTCGCAATGATCGCAAGCAACCTCCTCCTTTCGGCGAAATGGATGACAAGGGGGAGTGTATCTGGAATCACCAGGGAGACAAGGATCAGCCTGGCCTTGTTCACAGTCGCATGGCTTGGAACTCCGGCTGTTGAGTTCGTATTCGACCTCGTCCTAGGAGTAGGAAGAAGCTGGGAAAATCTCAACCCGCACAACTGGATCCTCGTGTTACTCTTCGCAACCCTGATGAGGGCCACATTCACATCTCAGCTCATGGCGATCGTCGTCGATCCAGAAGTGGAAACCGCCAAGATGGGTGGATTCAGATCGTACGACATCCCCAGGGGAGTGTACCTGGTTTATGATGAGAAGGCAGACGCTGCTTTGAGCCTCTTCTCGGAGCTCGTCACAATGCCCCTTAGGCCTGATGCTGAGATCCCTGGAAGAGAGGAGTCCGCGGCCGCGACCCTGCAGTTCCTCATTCCTAGCGGACTAGTCGTTACTAGGGAGTTCCCGGAAGGCATCAGAAAGAGGCACAACCTCCAGGTGACTCCTATAATCTGGCTGACCGAATCTCCGGGAGAGAGAAGGATCGCACCGACCAGCCTCGCAGTCCTCACAGATACAATCATCCGCTTCATGGAATCCAATCCGAACAGCATAGTCGTTGTCGAGGGGATCGAATACATTGTCACGTACAACGACTTCAGGAAGGTGCTGAGATCGCTAGACTCCCTCAACGAGACTGCTTGGGTCACGAAAGGGCGCCTGCTCTTGGCAGTCAACCCGAAGGCGTTCGAGGAGAGGGATCTGGCACTCCTAGAGCGAGACAGAAAGGTCCTTAGTGGCACCGGCGCCGTAGATGAGCTCAAGAAGGAGTCCAGAATAGCCGGGATTCCTGCATGA
- a CDS encoding helix-turn-helix domain-containing protein — protein MLTPREMEILDVLRKGIHSPTLLAAELGITQSGATQALQKLEKKAAVTRTKIGRNVFYRPIEDEKPETPKESDEDIELIMESYHALSKIWSHLLRLDLTHEELAKVRDARNILEEILVRRVKSLD, from the coding sequence ATGCTCACTCCGAGAGAGATGGAGATACTAGATGTCCTCCGCAAGGGCATCCATTCGCCAACGTTGCTGGCCGCTGAGCTTGGAATCACCCAATCGGGCGCCACCCAGGCATTGCAGAAGCTTGAGAAGAAAGCCGCAGTGACCAGAACGAAGATCGGGAGGAACGTCTTCTACCGTCCAATCGAGGATGAGAAACCGGAAACTCCAAAGGAGTCCGATGAGGACATCGAATTGATAATGGAGTCATACCACGCGCTCTCAAAGATCTGGTCACATCTCCTTAGGCTAGACCTTACTCACGAGGAACTGGCAAAAGTGAGAGATGCCCGGAACATCCTAGAGGAGATCCTGGTCAGACGAGTAAAGAGCTTGGATTGA
- a CDS encoding 2-isopropylmalate synthase: MPERVKILDTTLRDGEQTPNVALSSEDKVKIAQALDELGVDIIEAGFPINSEGEADAVSRIAGAGLKAEICALCRASPGDIDAALACDVDSVHIFLATSKTHLEKKLKITQEEARDKAVAAVQYAKDHGLIAEFSCEDGTRTELGFLDVVHKAIQEVGVDRIDIADTVGVMTPTAMTQFVAEIKKSVKVPLAVHCHDDFGMSVANSLAGVLGGAEEVHCTINGLGERAGNAALEEVVMGLQAFYNVRTNINTRKMAFVSRLVSQLTGVAVQPNKAIVGENAFSHEAGIHVHGVMSECSTYEPMRPEIVGKERKFVIGKHSGAHSVDNKLREYGLELDKDQMKEVVTRVKKWAESGKKLDDAELLAVAYDVMGQEAEPAIKLEEFTVFTGLNFTPTATVVLNIDGETRRASETGVGPIDASVCAIKAAVSKNIVLNEYRLEAITGGSNALCEVTVKLGDCEDAQLLSLGKSVGSDIVTTSVDAMIEGLNRLWVRKLSVSNGVEKKRAY, translated from the coding sequence ATGCCTGAGAGGGTCAAGATCCTGGACACCACTCTGAGAGACGGGGAGCAGACGCCAAACGTGGCCCTATCCAGCGAGGACAAGGTGAAAATCGCGCAGGCGCTGGACGAGCTCGGCGTGGACATCATTGAAGCGGGATTCCCTATCAATTCTGAGGGCGAGGCCGATGCAGTGAGCAGGATCGCAGGTGCTGGCCTGAAGGCCGAAATATGCGCACTCTGCAGGGCCAGCCCAGGGGACATAGACGCCGCACTCGCATGCGATGTCGATTCGGTCCACATTTTCCTGGCGACCTCGAAAACCCACCTGGAGAAGAAGCTCAAGATCACACAAGAGGAAGCAAGGGACAAAGCGGTCGCGGCCGTTCAGTACGCCAAGGACCATGGATTGATCGCCGAGTTCAGCTGCGAGGATGGCACCAGGACCGAGCTTGGGTTCCTCGACGTGGTTCACAAGGCGATCCAGGAAGTGGGCGTTGATAGAATAGACATCGCGGACACGGTAGGAGTCATGACACCGACTGCCATGACCCAGTTCGTCGCGGAGATCAAGAAGAGCGTGAAAGTCCCATTGGCTGTCCACTGTCACGACGACTTCGGCATGTCAGTCGCGAACTCACTTGCCGGAGTCCTCGGTGGAGCTGAGGAGGTTCACTGCACAATCAACGGTCTCGGGGAACGCGCAGGCAATGCTGCCCTTGAGGAAGTCGTGATGGGACTCCAGGCGTTCTACAACGTCAGGACGAACATCAATACAAGGAAGATGGCGTTCGTTTCGAGGCTGGTCTCTCAACTGACAGGTGTAGCGGTCCAACCGAACAAGGCCATCGTTGGAGAGAACGCCTTCTCGCACGAAGCAGGCATTCACGTTCACGGTGTGATGAGCGAGTGCTCGACATATGAGCCGATGAGGCCGGAGATAGTGGGCAAAGAGCGCAAGTTCGTCATCGGCAAGCACTCTGGCGCTCACTCAGTCGACAACAAGCTCAGGGAGTACGGGCTCGAACTTGACAAGGACCAGATGAAAGAGGTCGTGACGAGGGTGAAGAAATGGGCCGAATCCGGAAAGAAGCTGGACGATGCGGAGCTGCTCGCGGTCGCATACGACGTCATGGGTCAAGAGGCAGAGCCCGCCATCAAGCTCGAGGAGTTCACCGTCTTCACAGGACTAAACTTCACGCCAACTGCAACTGTCGTGCTGAACATAGATGGAGAGACCCGCAGGGCTTCAGAAACGGGTGTCGGCCCGATTGACGCGAGCGTGTGTGCCATCAAGGCGGCAGTATCGAAGAACATCGTTCTCAATGAGTACAGGCTAGAAGCCATAACGGGCGGATCGAACGCCCTTTGCGAGGTGACAGTGAAGCTTGGGGACTGCGAGGACGCACAATTGCTATCGCTGGGGAAGAGCGTCGGTTCGGATATCGTTACTACGAGCGTGGATGCCATGATCGAAGGCCTGAACAGACTGTGGGTTCGGAAGCTCAGCGTGAGCAACGGCGTGGAGAAGAAGCGGGCGTACTGA